The proteins below are encoded in one region of Bosea sp. BIWAKO-01:
- a CDS encoding class I SAM-dependent methyltransferase — MALDVVDLRAFYASPLGHVARRFIGRAMLRFWPDCGRQRLLGLGFCTPYLTVLGANAERVLAFMPAAQGVVNWPSEGLSASALVEPTLLPLPTASVDRVVLVHALEETESPDDLLDEVARVLSPGGRMLVVAPNRRGLWARMDGTPFGHGRPFSRSQLESLMRGATFAPENWAEALYVPPLKRKLFMRSAPAWERVGSGLSLPFAGVHVIDATKQFYRRAPLRATRRSFAFRPVLLPQPTPTPRLRETPDERPAG; from the coding sequence ATGGCTCTCGACGTCGTCGACCTTCGCGCCTTCTATGCCAGCCCCCTCGGCCATGTCGCCCGGCGCTTCATCGGCCGGGCGATGCTGCGTTTCTGGCCGGATTGCGGGCGCCAGCGCCTGCTCGGCCTGGGTTTCTGCACCCCCTACCTGACGGTACTTGGCGCCAATGCTGAGCGCGTGCTCGCCTTCATGCCTGCGGCGCAGGGCGTGGTGAACTGGCCGTCGGAAGGTCTCTCCGCCTCGGCGCTGGTCGAGCCGACGCTGCTGCCCTTGCCGACAGCCTCGGTCGACAGGGTCGTGCTGGTTCATGCTCTCGAAGAGACCGAGAGCCCCGACGACCTGCTCGACGAGGTGGCGCGCGTGCTCAGCCCCGGTGGCCGCATGCTCGTCGTGGCGCCCAATCGCCGTGGGCTCTGGGCCCGGATGGACGGAACGCCCTTCGGTCACGGCCGCCCGTTCAGCCGCTCGCAGCTCGAATCGCTGATGCGCGGCGCGACTTTCGCGCCGGAGAACTGGGCTGAGGCGCTCTATGTGCCACCGCTCAAGCGCAAGCTGTTCATGCGCTCCGCTCCAGCCTGGGAGCGGGTTGGCTCGGGGCTGTCGCTGCCTTTTGCCGGCGTCCATGTCATCGATGCGACCAAACAGTTCTATCGCCGGGCGCCGCTGCGTGCGACGCGGCGCAGTTTTGCCTTTCGCCCTGTTCTTCTGCCCCAGCCCACCCCCACGCCGCGATTGCGCGAAACGCCGGACGAGCGCCCGGCGGGTTGA
- a CDS encoding acetyl-CoA carboxylase carboxyltransferase subunit alpha — protein sequence MRSYLDFEKPVAELEAKADELRALDAKGDGYSLSEEIGKLDAKASQALKDLYGALTPWQKTLVARHPQRPHFIDYCAALITEFTPLAGDRTFGEDEAIVGGFGRFRGQPVCVMGQEKGNSTETRIRHNFGMPKPEGYRKAVRLAELADRFGLPVLSFVDTAGAYPGIEAEERGQAEAIARSTEAWLGLRSPSVALVIGEGGSGGAIAIAAASRVIMMEHAIYSVISPEGAASILWRDTARAQDAATGMKITAQDLLKFGIIDRIVSEPTGGAHRDPEMAISRAGDAIAAALSDLAGLSAEQVVAQREEKFLAIGRSL from the coding sequence ATGCGTAGCTATCTTGATTTCGAGAAACCGGTCGCCGAGCTTGAGGCGAAGGCGGATGAGTTGCGTGCCCTGGATGCAAAGGGAGACGGCTATTCTCTGTCCGAGGAGATCGGAAAGCTCGATGCCAAGGCGAGCCAGGCGCTCAAGGACCTCTATGGCGCCCTGACGCCCTGGCAGAAGACGCTGGTCGCCCGGCATCCGCAGCGACCGCATTTCATCGACTACTGCGCGGCGCTGATCACCGAATTCACGCCGCTGGCGGGCGACCGCACCTTCGGTGAGGACGAGGCGATCGTCGGCGGTTTCGGGCGCTTCCGGGGCCAGCCGGTCTGCGTGATGGGCCAGGAGAAGGGCAACAGCACCGAGACCCGCATCCGGCACAATTTCGGCATGCCGAAGCCTGAAGGCTATCGCAAGGCCGTCCGTCTGGCCGAGCTTGCCGACCGTTTCGGCTTGCCGGTTCTGAGCTTCGTCGACACCGCCGGTGCCTATCCGGGGATCGAGGCCGAGGAGCGCGGGCAGGCGGAAGCGATTGCGCGCTCGACTGAAGCCTGGCTCGGTCTGCGCAGCCCGAGCGTCGCGCTCGTGATCGGCGAGGGCGGATCAGGCGGCGCCATCGCGATCGCAGCCGCGAGCCGCGTGATCATGATGGAACATGCGATCTATTCGGTGATCTCGCCGGAGGGCGCTGCCTCGATTCTCTGGCGCGATACGGCGCGAGCCCAGGACGCCGCGACCGGCATGAAGATCACGGCGCAGGACCTGCTGAAGTTCGGCATCATCGACCGGATCGTCAGCGAGCCCACCGGAGGGGCGCATCGCGATCCCGAGATGGCGATTTCGCGCGCTGGCGATGCGATCGCAGCTGCCCTGTCCGATCTCGCGGGGCTCTCGGCCGAGCAGGTCGTCGCCCAGCGCGAGGAGAAATTCCTCGCGATCGGCCGCAGCCTCTGA
- a CDS encoding murein L,D-transpeptidase family protein: MAARHFALVALVALTLGACEEERYRGSARHNIPIPSATYALMSQKGMSKDQPILIRSYKKESELEVWKRKGDGRYELLKTFPMCRWSGQLGPKVREGDRMAPEGFYAISPGQMNPNSSYYVSFNMGYPNAYDRSHGRTGAHLMVHGACSSAGCYSMTDDQIGEIYALVREAQGAGQKAVQMQAFPFRMTPENLAKHRLDPNIAFWKNLKEGSDYFEVAKDEPSVGVSGGRYVFNGGNLGGAVAQKRQQDDAQVAALVAKGTPAVKLIYDDGDQHNSFKQTLVAGGSDSLNKSASWASRDVGISRPDALTVGPRVVVLDDKGRTKATVRATSADNEAVLAAVASAPAEVAATPAAAPAVVAKPAAAPAAAVAATQVAKVLPGAAQQAPVVASAVPAAPAVGTVADNRPFYQRALSFVPLIGGSAQPVEAPAAAPVASVVPAKPTNMRTPLPPRRADTLRTTQLDQSNAAYSSQSATR; encoded by the coding sequence GTGGCAGCAAGACACTTCGCCCTCGTGGCGCTCGTTGCTTTGACCCTGGGCGCCTGCGAAGAGGAGCGGTATCGCGGCTCTGCGCGCCATAACATCCCGATCCCGTCGGCGACCTACGCGCTGATGTCCCAGAAGGGCATGAGCAAGGATCAGCCGATCCTGATCCGCTCCTACAAGAAGGAGTCGGAGCTCGAGGTCTGGAAGCGCAAAGGCGATGGCCGCTACGAGTTGCTGAAGACCTTCCCGATGTGCCGCTGGTCCGGCCAGCTCGGTCCGAAGGTCCGCGAAGGCGATCGCATGGCGCCGGAGGGCTTCTATGCCATCTCTCCGGGGCAGATGAACCCGAATTCGTCGTATTATGTCTCATTCAACATGGGCTATCCCAATGCCTATGACCGGTCGCATGGGCGCACCGGTGCGCATTTGATGGTTCATGGCGCCTGCTCCTCGGCGGGCTGCTATTCGATGACCGACGATCAGATCGGCGAGATCTATGCGCTGGTGCGCGAAGCGCAGGGCGCCGGCCAGAAGGCCGTGCAGATGCAGGCCTTCCCCTTCCGGATGACGCCGGAAAACCTCGCCAAGCACCGGCTCGATCCCAATATCGCCTTCTGGAAGAACCTGAAGGAAGGCTCGGACTATTTCGAGGTCGCCAAGGACGAGCCGAGCGTCGGCGTCAGCGGCGGCCGCTACGTCTTCAACGGTGGCAATCTCGGCGGGGCCGTGGCGCAGAAGCGCCAGCAGGATGACGCTCAGGTTGCGGCGCTGGTGGCCAAGGGCACACCGGCGGTGAAGCTGATCTATGATGATGGCGACCAGCACAACTCCTTCAAGCAGACGCTCGTCGCGGGCGGTTCCGATTCGCTGAACAAGTCGGCATCCTGGGCTTCGCGGGATGTCGGCATCAGCCGTCCGGACGCGCTGACCGTTGGCCCACGCGTCGTCGTGCTGGACGACAAGGGACGGACCAAGGCGACCGTGCGTGCGACCTCGGCGGACAATGAGGCCGTGCTTGCTGCTGTGGCCTCCGCGCCGGCCGAGGTGGCGGCGACACCGGCTGCTGCTCCCGCTGTGGTGGCGAAACCCGCCGCTGCGCCGGCCGCGGCCGTTGCCGCGACCCAGGTGGCCAAGGTCCTGCCAGGTGCCGCCCAGCAGGCGCCAGTCGTTGCCAGCGCGGTGCCGGCTGCCCCTGCCGTGGGCACCGTCGCCGATAACCGCCCCTTCTATCAGCGTGCGCTGAGCTTCGTGCCCTTGATCGGGGGCTCGGCGCAGCCTGTGGAGGCGCCTGCGGCCGCGCCAGTCGCTTCCGTGGTCCCGGCGAAGCCGACCAACATGCGCACGCCGCTGCCGCCGCGCCGGGCGGACACGCTGCGCACGACGCAACTCGACCAGTCGAACGCTGCCTATTCCAGTCAGTCCGCGACCCGTTGA
- a CDS encoding TorF family putative porin, with product MVLDLIRLPATGAALSLAMFAGAAQASDLPSKKGPPPAPVPPSITWIDAAVSIKGVTDYVFRGISQTDRKPGVQGSVELQFYDNLFYLGVFGANVDLATNPPAEIDFYGGIRPKFGPVTFDLGVIQYYYPNEKRFIDGLGVIWTPRNTDFTELAGKVSYNWEDKATLGANIFYAWDWLGTGATGTYASLTAKYNLPFLEGLSVSGEFGRYWLGTTSTNIAFPTAIRLPDYNYWNAGLSYTYKNLTADLRYHDTNLSKANCFLLTSDPRGIARGNAGGGYSSNWCNPTVVGTLSFDITASSVGIFAPK from the coding sequence ATGGTTCTCGATCTGATACGTCTTCCGGCGACTGGCGCGGCGCTGTCGCTCGCCATGTTTGCTGGTGCGGCCCAGGCATCCGACCTGCCAAGCAAGAAGGGGCCGCCGCCGGCGCCGGTTCCGCCGAGCATCACCTGGATCGATGCTGCGGTCAGCATCAAGGGCGTGACCGACTACGTTTTCCGCGGCATCTCGCAGACGGACCGCAAGCCGGGCGTTCAAGGCTCGGTCGAGCTGCAGTTCTATGACAACCTGTTCTATCTCGGCGTCTTCGGTGCCAATGTCGATCTCGCGACCAACCCGCCGGCCGAGATCGACTTCTATGGCGGTATCCGTCCGAAGTTCGGCCCGGTCACCTTCGACCTGGGCGTGATCCAATATTACTATCCGAACGAGAAGCGCTTCATCGACGGGCTCGGCGTGATCTGGACGCCGCGCAATACCGACTTCACCGAGCTTGCCGGCAAGGTCTCCTATAACTGGGAGGACAAGGCCACGCTCGGCGCCAATATCTTCTACGCCTGGGATTGGCTCGGCACGGGCGCAACGGGCACCTACGCTTCGCTGACGGCCAAGTACAATCTGCCCTTCCTCGAAGGTCTCTCGGTCTCCGGCGAGTTCGGTCGCTACTGGCTCGGCACCACCAGCACCAATATCGCGTTCCCGACGGCGATCCGGCTGCCCGACTACAATTACTGGAATGCCGGCCTGTCCTACACCTACAAGAACCTGACCGCCGATCTGCGCTATCACGACACCAACCTGTCCAAAGCCAACTGCTTCCTGCTGACCTCCGATCCGCGCGGGATCGCCCGAGGCAACGCGGGAGGCGGGTACAGCTCGAACTGGTGCAACCCGACCGTGGTCGGGACGCTCTCCTTCGATATCACGGCGAGCAGCGTCGGAATCTTCGCGCCGAAGTGA
- the secA gene encoding preprotein translocase subunit SecA: MLGALAKKLFGSSNDRRVKGYAPRVAAINALEKEVAALSDEALQARTQEFRQQLANGAKLDDLLVPAFATVREAAKRVLGQRPYDVQLIGGIVLHEGAISEMKTGEGKTLVATLPTYLNALEGKGVHVVTVNDYLARRDAEWMGKLYNFLGLSTGIIVHGIDDDERQRAYACDITYGTNNEFGFDYLRDNMKYDVAQMSQRGHHFAIVDEVDSILVDEARTPLIISGPLDDKSDLYVSIDKLIPSLVKTDFEVDEKQRAVSLTEAGNEHIEELLRQADLLKEGDLYDAANVTLVHHVNQALRAHSLFTRDKDYIVRNDEVVIIDEFTGRMMPGRRYSEGLHQALEAKEHVTVQPENATLASITFQNYFRLYSKLAGMTGTASTEADEFFQIYKLEVLEIPTNVPVARLDEDDEVYRTFEEKVRGVIREIKASQDNGQPMLVGTTSIERSELVAEMLSKEGFKQIDFSAPNALEPIYAAARQGKPSKYFAVLNARFHEQEAYIVAQAGAPGAITIATNMAGRGTDIQLGGNAEMRIQHDLRDVPEGPERDEKAKAIRAEVADFKQRVLKAGGLYIVGTERHESRRIDNQLRGRAGRQGDPGRSKFFLSLQDDLMRIFGSDRMDGMLQKLGLKEDEAIVHPWINKAVEKAQGKVEARNFDIRKNILKYDDVMNDQRKVVFEQRRDFMRQASVRETIDDMRHGVVEDVVTRRIPEEAYAEQWDAAGLREDVHNFLNLDLPIEDWAKEEGIADAELRERIRTQADLAYAERIARNTEEVMTYVEKQVLLQTLDHLWREHLVTLDHLRQVVGWRGYAQRDPLNEYKQEAFELFDGLIGHLREQVTGNLMRIEVRFDQPEDGALPPQDTLPAPAFGDYGGSGLQYAAVEEGEVAVADRDPTDPATWGKVGRNEPCPCGSGKKFKHCHGQFA, translated from the coding sequence ATGCTTGGCGCGCTCGCAAAGAAACTCTTCGGCTCGTCGAATGACCGGCGCGTCAAGGGCTATGCCCCTCGCGTCGCCGCGATCAATGCCCTCGAAAAGGAAGTCGCCGCCCTCAGCGATGAGGCGCTGCAGGCCCGTACCCAGGAATTCCGCCAGCAATTGGCGAACGGCGCCAAGCTCGACGACCTGCTCGTGCCGGCCTTCGCAACCGTGCGCGAGGCTGCCAAGCGCGTGCTCGGCCAGCGACCTTACGATGTCCAGCTGATCGGCGGCATCGTGCTGCACGAAGGCGCGATCTCGGAAATGAAGACCGGCGAAGGCAAGACGCTGGTCGCAACGCTGCCGACCTATCTCAACGCGCTTGAAGGCAAGGGCGTCCATGTCGTCACGGTGAACGACTACCTCGCCCGCCGCGACGCCGAATGGATGGGCAAGCTCTACAACTTCCTCGGCCTGAGCACCGGCATCATCGTCCACGGCATCGATGACGACGAGCGCCAGCGCGCCTATGCCTGCGACATCACCTACGGCACCAACAACGAATTCGGCTTCGACTATCTGCGCGACAACATGAAATACGACGTCGCGCAGATGTCGCAGCGCGGCCACCATTTCGCGATCGTCGACGAGGTCGATTCGATCCTGGTCGACGAGGCGCGCACGCCGCTGATCATCTCAGGCCCGCTCGACGACAAGTCCGATCTCTATGTCTCGATCGACAAGCTCATCCCCTCGCTGGTCAAGACCGATTTCGAAGTCGACGAGAAGCAGCGCGCCGTCTCCCTGACCGAGGCCGGCAACGAACATATCGAGGAATTGCTGCGTCAGGCCGATCTGCTCAAGGAAGGCGACCTCTACGACGCCGCCAACGTCACGCTGGTCCACCACGTCAACCAGGCCCTGCGCGCCCACTCGCTGTTCACCCGCGACAAGGACTATATCGTCCGCAACGACGAGGTCGTGATCATCGATGAGTTCACCGGCCGCATGATGCCCGGCCGGCGCTACTCCGAGGGCCTGCACCAGGCCCTGGAGGCCAAGGAGCACGTCACCGTCCAGCCCGAGAACGCGACGCTCGCCTCGATCACCTTCCAGAATTATTTCCGGCTCTATTCCAAGCTCGCCGGCATGACCGGCACGGCCTCGACCGAGGCTGACGAGTTCTTCCAGATCTACAAGCTGGAAGTGCTCGAGATCCCGACCAATGTCCCTGTCGCGCGTCTCGACGAGGATGATGAGGTCTATCGCACCTTCGAGGAAAAGGTCCGCGGCGTTATCCGCGAGATCAAGGCCTCGCAGGACAACGGCCAGCCCATGCTGGTCGGCACGACCTCGATCGAGCGCTCTGAACTCGTCGCCGAGATGCTGAGCAAGGAAGGCTTCAAGCAGATCGATTTCAGCGCTCCGAACGCTTTGGAGCCGATCTATGCGGCCGCCCGCCAGGGCAAGCCGTCCAAGTATTTCGCCGTGTTGAACGCCCGCTTCCACGAGCAGGAAGCCTATATCGTCGCCCAGGCCGGCGCCCCGGGCGCGATCACCATCGCCACCAACATGGCCGGCCGCGGCACCGACATCCAGCTCGGCGGCAATGCCGAGATGCGGATCCAGCACGATCTGCGCGACGTTCCCGAAGGCCCTGAGCGCGACGAGAAGGCCAAGGCGATCCGCGCCGAGGTCGCCGACTTCAAGCAGCGCGTGCTCAAGGCTGGCGGCCTCTATATCGTCGGTACCGAGCGCCATGAGAGCCGACGCATCGACAACCAGCTCCGCGGCCGCGCCGGCCGCCAGGGCGACCCGGGCCGCTCAAAGTTCTTCCTGTCGCTGCAGGACGATCTGATGCGCATCTTCGGCTCCGACCGCATGGACGGAATGCTGCAGAAGCTCGGCCTCAAGGAGGACGAGGCCATCGTCCATCCCTGGATCAACAAGGCCGTCGAGAAGGCGCAGGGCAAGGTGGAGGCGCGCAACTTCGATATCCGCAAGAACATTCTGAAATACGACGACGTCATGAACGACCAGCGCAAGGTCGTCTTCGAGCAGCGTCGCGATTTCATGCGCCAGGCGAGCGTGCGTGAGACCATCGACGATATGCGCCACGGCGTCGTTGAGGACGTCGTGACCCGCCGCATCCCCGAGGAGGCTTATGCCGAGCAGTGGGATGCAGCCGGCCTGCGCGAGGATGTCCATAACTTCCTCAATCTCGACTTGCCGATCGAGGACTGGGCCAAGGAGGAAGGCATTGCCGACGCGGAGCTCCGCGAGCGCATCCGCACCCAGGCCGACCTGGCCTATGCCGAGCGCATTGCCCGCAACACCGAAGAGGTGATGACCTATGTCGAGAAGCAGGTGCTGCTGCAGACGCTCGACCATCTCTGGCGCGAGCATCTCGTCACGCTCGACCATCTCCGCCAGGTCGTCGGCTGGCGCGGCTATGCCCAGCGCGACCCGCTGAACGAGTACAAGCAGGAAGCCTTCGAACTCTTCGACGGGTTGATCGGCCATCTGCGCGAGCAGGTCACCGGCAACCTGATGCGCATCGAGGTACGCTTCGATCAGCCGGAAGACGGCGCTCTGCCGCCCCAGGATACCCTGCCCGCTCCGGCCTTCGGTGATTACGGCGGCAGCGGCCTGCAATATGCCGCGGTCGAAGAAGGCGAGGTCGCGGTCGCTGACCGCGATCCGACCGATCCTGCGACCTGGGGCAAGGTCGGCCGCAACGAGCCCTGCCCGTGCGGATCCGGCAAGAAGTTCAAGCACTGCCACGGGCAGTTCGCCTGA
- a CDS encoding peptidylprolyl isomerase → MKLSRFAMLPLGLALAGAPMLALPAFAQADKVVAKVDGIAITERDMTLASEDLAERLAQLPEDRKRDEVINYLVDLKLGAKAAVAAKIAEGPDFASRLAYYREKVLLDEYLTREAKKAATPEAAKKLFEDTVKAMAPEEEVHARHILVEDEAKAKDAAARVKKGEDFAKVAAELSKDPGSGKEGGDLGWFTKERMVPQFSEAAFKLEKGQISDPVQSQFGWHVIKVEDKRSKPLPKFEDVKPQIDQYLERKAQQDIVLALREKAKVERLDKPAEKPADKPVEPKKP, encoded by the coding sequence ATGAAATTGTCCCGTTTCGCCATGCTGCCGCTTGGGCTTGCATTGGCCGGCGCACCGATGCTTGCCCTGCCGGCCTTCGCTCAGGCGGACAAGGTCGTGGCCAAGGTCGACGGAATCGCGATCACCGAGCGCGACATGACGCTGGCCAGCGAAGATCTGGCCGAGCGTCTCGCGCAGCTCCCCGAGGACCGCAAGCGCGACGAGGTGATCAACTACCTCGTCGACCTCAAGCTTGGGGCCAAGGCTGCCGTGGCAGCCAAGATCGCGGAAGGGCCGGATTTCGCGTCGCGCCTCGCCTATTACCGCGAGAAGGTTCTGCTCGACGAGTATCTGACGCGCGAGGCCAAGAAGGCTGCGACGCCGGAAGCGGCGAAGAAGCTCTTCGAAGATACCGTCAAGGCCATGGCGCCCGAGGAAGAGGTGCATGCGCGCCACATCCTGGTCGAGGATGAAGCCAAGGCCAAGGACGCTGCGGCACGGGTGAAGAAGGGCGAGGATTTCGCCAAGGTCGCAGCCGAGCTCTCCAAGGATCCGGGTTCGGGCAAGGAAGGCGGCGATCTCGGCTGGTTCACGAAGGAGCGCATGGTTCCGCAGTTCTCGGAGGCTGCCTTCAAGCTCGAGAAGGGACAGATCTCGGACCCGGTGCAGAGCCAGTTTGGCTGGCATGTCATCAAGGTCGAGGACAAGCGCTCCAAGCCGCTGCCCAAGTTCGAGGATGTCAAGCCGCAGATCGACCAGTATCTCGAGCGCAAGGCCCAGCAGGACATCGTGCTGGCGCTACGCGAGAAGGCCAAGGTCGAGCGGCTCGACAAGCCAGCCGAGAAGCCCGCGGACAAGCCGGTCGAGCCGAAGAAGCCCTGA
- the argJ gene encoding bifunctional glutamate N-acetyltransferase/amino-acid acetyltransferase ArgJ yields MAGKDVPVSPLAPKRQPKVPAVPGVRFATAEAGIRYKGRTDVVFMLLDEGTQAAGVFTRSKCPSAPVDWCRENLAQGKARAIVVNSGNANAFTGLRGRDSVKLTAEIAAKAAGCKPQEVFIASTGVIGEPLDATKFEGVLKDCASRAADGPWIDAAKAIMTTDTFPKALSRKAKIDGHEVVIAGIAKGAGMIAPDMATMLSFVFTDAPIAAPVLQALLSKGVKGSFNAVTVDSDTSTSDTLMLFATGKAAARGVPVITEVNDARLSGFKRALNALLLELSHLVCKDGEGARKFVEVRVTGATSARSAKRVALSIANSPLVKTAIAGEDANWGRVVMAVGKAGEPADRDRLDISFGDITVAKQGARAPSYDETAVSDYMKGDDIVITADLGLGRGKSTVWTCDLTKAYVEINGDYRS; encoded by the coding sequence ATGGCTGGCAAGGATGTTCCCGTTTCCCCGCTCGCGCCGAAGCGCCAGCCAAAGGTTCCGGCCGTGCCGGGCGTGCGCTTTGCCACCGCCGAAGCGGGCATTCGTTACAAGGGCCGGACCGATGTGGTCTTCATGCTGCTCGACGAGGGCACGCAGGCCGCCGGTGTCTTCACCCGCTCGAAATGCCCCTCCGCGCCGGTCGACTGGTGCCGTGAGAACCTGGCGCAAGGCAAGGCGCGGGCGATCGTCGTCAATTCCGGCAACGCCAATGCCTTTACCGGCCTTAGGGGCCGCGATTCCGTCAAGCTGACCGCCGAGATCGCCGCCAAGGCGGCCGGCTGCAAGCCGCAGGAGGTTTTCATCGCCTCTACGGGTGTGATCGGCGAGCCGTTGGATGCGACGAAGTTCGAGGGCGTGCTGAAGGACTGCGCCTCCCGCGCGGCTGACGGCCCGTGGATCGATGCGGCCAAGGCGATCATGACCACCGACACCTTCCCGAAGGCGCTCTCGCGCAAGGCGAAGATCGACGGGCATGAGGTGGTCATCGCCGGTATTGCCAAGGGCGCCGGCATGATCGCGCCCGACATGGCGACGATGCTTTCCTTCGTCTTCACCGACGCGCCGATTGCCGCGCCGGTGCTGCAGGCGCTGCTCTCCAAGGGCGTCAAGGGTTCGTTCAATGCCGTAACGGTCGACAGCGACACCTCGACCTCCGACACGTTGATGCTGTTCGCTACGGGGAAGGCGGCGGCACGCGGCGTGCCGGTGATCACCGAGGTCAACGATGCACGCCTCTCCGGCTTCAAGCGTGCGCTCAATGCATTGCTGCTCGAGCTGTCCCATCTCGTCTGCAAGGACGGCGAAGGTGCGCGGAAATTCGTGGAGGTGCGGGTCACCGGTGCGACCTCCGCGCGCTCTGCCAAGCGCGTTGCGCTCTCGATCGCGAACTCGCCGCTGGTCAAGACGGCGATCGCCGGCGAGGACGCCAATTGGGGCCGCGTCGTCATGGCCGTCGGCAAGGCCGGCGAGCCGGCCGATCGCGACAGGCTCGACATCTCCTTCGGCGACATCACAGTCGCGAAGCAGGGCGCCCGTGCACCGTCCTACGACGAGACCGCCGTCTCCGATTACATGAAGGGCGACGACATCGTCATCACGGCCGATCTCGGGCTGGGCCGGGGCAAGTCCACCGTCTGGACCTGCGATCTCACCAAGGCCTATGTCGAGATCAATGGCGATTATCGCTCCTGA
- a CDS encoding DMT family transporter — protein sequence MAIIAPEATAPAEPSRSFIVGNLFLCSFFWGCSFLFIKLMSGEVPPLAVAAGRGLLGATALALWVSFLGQSPLPRRHELRHWLVLGTTNGWVPNVLVAYALTQLASGPAAMIQAAGPLVTAIFAHFLFAEERLSGRRVLGVLLGMVGVAILIGPRLVAGGGTAYGVAAMVGVMLAYAAGNLYVRAVPAPAGNPARLALGQQVVSGIVALGLTLVFIGPAGLLPIQNHLLVMLALGIASTAIPMAIFMKLIRAAGPTRAAMTGYLVPTVATVMGVLILGETLELRQLVGGCIILAGVFLVSTARRVGVT from the coding sequence ATGGCGATTATCGCTCCTGAGGCGACCGCTCCGGCTGAACCCAGCCGGAGCTTCATCGTCGGCAATCTGTTCCTCTGCTCGTTCTTCTGGGGCTGCAGCTTCCTGTTCATCAAGCTGATGAGCGGCGAGGTGCCGCCGCTGGCTGTCGCGGCGGGGCGCGGCCTGCTCGGGGCAACGGCGCTGGCCCTCTGGGTGAGCTTTCTCGGGCAGAGCCCATTGCCACGGCGGCATGAACTCCGGCACTGGCTCGTGCTCGGCACCACCAATGGCTGGGTGCCGAACGTGCTCGTCGCCTATGCGCTGACGCAGCTCGCCAGCGGGCCTGCAGCGATGATCCAGGCCGCCGGTCCGTTGGTGACTGCGATCTTCGCGCATTTTCTCTTTGCGGAGGAGCGGCTCTCCGGACGTAGGGTTCTTGGCGTGCTGCTCGGGATGGTCGGCGTCGCGATCCTGATCGGCCCCCGCCTGGTCGCAGGCGGCGGGACCGCCTATGGCGTCGCCGCCATGGTCGGTGTGATGCTCGCCTATGCTGCCGGGAATCTCTATGTCCGTGCGGTGCCCGCACCGGCCGGAAATCCCGCGCGCCTCGCGCTCGGCCAGCAGGTCGTCTCCGGGATTGTCGCGCTTGGGCTGACCCTCGTCTTCATCGGGCCCGCCGGACTGCTTCCGATCCAGAATCACCTGCTTGTCATGCTCGCGCTCGGTATCGCCTCGACGGCCATCCCGATGGCGATCTTCATGAAGCTGATCCGTGCTGCGGGTCCGACGCGGGCGGCGATGACCGGCTATCTCGTTCCCACCGTCGCGACCGTCATGGGGGTGCTCATCCTTGGTGAAACACTGGAGCTGCGTCAGCTCGTCGGGGGCTGCATCATCCTCGCCGGAGTGTTTCTGGTCTCGACAGCACGGCGGGTGGGGGTGACCTGA
- the mutT gene encoding 8-oxo-dGTP diphosphatase MutT: MKLLLVVACALIDTDNRVLVTQRPEGKSLAGLWEFPGGKLEAGERPEPALIRELSEELGISVKEDCLAPLTFASYAYPEFHLLMPLYICRRWEGAVVSAEGQALKWVRPGKLRDLAMPPADEPLIPHLIDLLGA; this comes from the coding sequence GTGAAACTGCTTCTCGTTGTTGCCTGTGCACTGATCGATACCGACAACCGCGTCCTCGTCACGCAGCGTCCGGAGGGCAAGTCGCTTGCCGGACTGTGGGAATTCCCCGGCGGCAAGCTCGAAGCGGGGGAGCGGCCGGAGCCGGCGCTGATCCGCGAGCTGTCTGAGGAACTCGGCATCAGCGTGAAAGAGGATTGCCTGGCGCCCCTGACCTTCGCGAGCTACGCCTATCCGGAATTCCACCTGCTGATGCCGCTCTATATCTGCCGGCGTTGGGAAGGTGCGGTCGTCTCGGCCGAAGGTCAGGCGCTGAAATGGGTGCGGCCCGGCAAGCTGCGGGATCTCGCCATGCCACCGGCCGACGAGCCGCTGATCCCGCACCTGATCGATCTCCTGGGGGCGTAA
- a CDS encoding GNAT family acetyltransferase, protein MTDSLLIRDISGDDIEQVSTLWRAAGVARPWNDPETDIAFACRDSHSTVLVAVLDGTIVATVMVGEDGHRGWVYYVAADPAHQGKGLGRTIMAAAERWLAERGVWKLNLLVRGDNARVKQFYEHLGYTDTQSTCFQKVLSPP, encoded by the coding sequence GTGACGGACTCACTCTTGATCCGCGATATCAGCGGTGATGACATCGAACAGGTCAGCACTCTCTGGCGCGCCGCCGGCGTCGCGCGCCCCTGGAACGACCCTGAAACCGATATTGCCTTTGCGTGCCGCGATTCGCACTCGACCGTCCTCGTCGCAGTGCTGGACGGCACGATCGTCGCGACAGTGATGGTCGGCGAGGACGGGCATCGCGGCTGGGTCTACTATGTCGCGGCCGATCCGGCGCACCAGGGCAAGGGCCTCGGCCGGACCATCATGGCCGCAGCCGAGCGCTGGCTTGCCGAGCGTGGGGTGTGGAAGCTGAACCTGCTGGTCCGCGGCGACAACGCCAGGGTCAAGCAATTCTACGAGCACCTGGGCTATACCGACACGCAGTCGACCTGCTTCCAGAAGGTCCTTTCGCCGCCATGA